One Candidatus Kuenenbacteria bacterium genomic region harbors:
- a CDS encoding tryptophan-rich sensory protein — translation MNTIFLRLGALVGYIIMVGVNYLAVSLPLAGRDTGAISDSYPNLFAPAGYAFSIWGLIYTLLGIYVIYQLTRKDDVLVARVNQVFIINTLLNAAWLFAWHYDVIWLSVIIMLAMLATLIRLADILREGAKTAKERWLVRLPFSIYFGWITVATIANITILLVSLGWNGFGISESIWTAVVLVVGTIIGSWRMWRDRYIPYGLVLLWAYGAILSKHLSKDAFDGQYPLVIWTVGACLLVFVIVLVLIGVKGKGNKVMNEKAG, via the coding sequence ATGAACACTATTTTTCTCAGGCTCGGGGCCTTGGTCGGCTATATCATTATGGTCGGGGTAAATTATCTGGCGGTGTCATTGCCTCTGGCTGGTCGGGACACTGGCGCTATTTCCGACAGCTATCCAAATCTGTTCGCGCCGGCGGGTTATGCTTTTTCTATCTGGGGATTGATTTATACTCTGCTTGGTATTTATGTGATTTATCAGCTGACGCGCAAAGATGATGTACTAGTGGCGCGAGTGAATCAAGTTTTTATTATTAACACACTTTTAAATGCCGCTTGGCTTTTTGCCTGGCACTATGATGTCATCTGGCTCTCCGTCATTATCATGCTCGCTATGCTCGCGACTTTGATCAGGCTGGCGGATATTTTGCGCGAGGGCGCCAAGACGGCCAAAGAGCGTTGGCTCGTGCGTTTGCCTTTTAGTATTTATTTTGGCTGGATCACAGTGGCCACCATTGCCAATATCACGATATTATTGGTGAGCCTGGGTTGGAATGGCTTTGGTATTAGTGAGAGTATCTGGACAGCAGTAGTTTTGGTGGTGGGGACAATCATTGGCTCATGGCGCATGTGGCGCGATCGCTATATTCCTTATGGTTTGGTCTTGCTCTGGGCTTATGGCGCGATTTTGTCCAAACATTTATCCAAAGATGCTTTTGATGGCCAATATCCTTTGGTTATTTGGACAGTGGGGGCGTGTCTTTTGGTCTTTGTCATAGTTTTGGTGCTGATCGGGGTGAAGGGCAAGGGGAATAAAGTGATGAATGAAAAGGCGGGGTAG